From the Ciconia boyciana chromosome 6, ASM3463844v1, whole genome shotgun sequence genome, the window aaaaacaggacctatttgattttttctttactttctgtttcttttcatagcCACTTTGATattaagcaaatatattttgagaaTGGGCAGAAATGGATGGGCAGTTTGAAGACACACACaactgtatttcttaaaataaggtAAATATTAGCCAACCCGATAATTCAATTTCCTACAAAACattcttaaaaattatgcaaCCTTGCAAACTCACCTTCATCATATTAaataacttctttcttttctgttacagaCATTGGAAGTGGAAAACACGAATTAGATCAATCAGTTTATCTCACAttaaaggcaagaaaaattGGGATAATGTCATTCCACAACCATGCAGTATTAGGACTTCATATGCTATATGCATTCAATGCTTTAACAATATTTATAGAAGCATTGTTAGGGCACActcatattaatttttctttttttttgaaggaataaaatatgaaatgcagtACAGGAAAACTCCTTAATAGGAGAATACATATTAAGAACATGGCTGTAAATGTCCTTTATTGCTGTTGATGACTTAATAACTGTATTTGGAAGAGTTGGAAGTGGAGttttatagaagaaaaatcatcagGTATTGCTCAGTGATTTTTATATGCACAGTATTTAGGATATACACATCTAAACTGAAATGGCAACtgctttttaactgtttttaacaaaaaggCTAGTAAtcatattattaatttatttcagtagtttTTGATTCtggaaaagatttcttttctggAGCATCCCCTCCTTTATAAACAAAGTAAACTCTTTTGAAGTCTTATCCTTGGTATCTCTACCTAAGGTTAACCCTAGTGAGGGATGCCCATCTATTAACATTAAACTTTGAACAGGGTTGGTTGACACAGTGAATAGTTCCAAAGTATGTATTGTAAATTAGTACCCCCCATTTTAAGTATTGATGAAAGTAGACTGCAACTTCAACCATACTAGTtcaatttaacaaaataaaacctcacTGTTGCTAGAAGTAATTGTTTTCTTGCCTGTGCTTTCACTAGAGCAAATATTTCCACTGGTTTCACTGGATGCCAAATTAAGTCAAAGCTGGGCACTTTAAAGACCCTTAGCTCCCTTGAACAATTTTTCTGTACtaccttttttccctctaagAAAAAGTCTTCGGTCTGGGGAAATAAGACCACCATAGTACTTCTGttagtttttatatttatagaGTCAATCACCTAGGCCGGAATCAATCACTTCAACTGTTACtgatttcttcattaattttggTCACCACTACAGAGTAGTTTAGCTCCTTCAAAACTGAGATTCTCCACCAAACCACAACAAGCTTGTATGAACTTTATGGTTAGCCTGTGAATAATATTATTGACTGACATGCAAATCTGCAGGTAGAAGTGATATACCTGCCTATACATGGGCAAATTTCGACTACTGATTCACTGCAGAGTCCTTTTTTATACCCATTTGTGCTTTGTTTAAACACATGAattaaagatttaattttttatatttatgtatagAAATAGGCATGTTCAGTTAAAATTGGAGTTAGTGTTTTTCATCATGAGTTCTGCTCGAACATAACATAGTCAAACATTTATAGCAACAGAGCAGACACCTGAACCCATGGATGCCATGAACCCTACTAGTCCTGCTGATGCTGGGAGCAAAAAATAATCCAATTTCTGACTTAAAATTATTCTCAGTGATGAcacttcattgcttttcttgaTAACCTacaataatgataaaaattaatGCACTAGTCACATGCAATCAAACTGGCTCCCAGTAAGTAATGCAGTCTGATTAGGAACAtccttcttttcaaaatttccccttcttttcaCTGTACAGTAAGTGATGTCCATTGattgggtggaaaaaaaaaaaaaagaattgaattGAATTGCGGAGGGGAAATTAATTATACAAGACACCtcaaaaaactttttcttaaacagaataaatttctCTGAGGTTTGAGTTTACTGACAGGGTATGAATAAGAATTCAGTGAAAATACACTTGTTCTTTGAAGCACTATAATCAAAGGTAaaatggtttcttctttttgtaaacGTATCTGTATGACATACTTTTGCAGTCTTACAGCTTTTATAAAATCACACTGTTACTGCTTCTTCATTCTTATCCTCCACATCTCACAGTCTGCAACTACTCATCTTTAGATGTGCCTCCACGGTTATATTAAGTTTGAAGAGAATATATCAGGACACTGACTATTTTAgctcaaatgaagaaaaattgcaaattaGATCAGTTTATACAAATTGGATGCAAATTATTTAGTACTTCTAGCTATACTGGCTTACAGATATGTGTACAATTAAAACATTCACATAAACAGACAAGGAAGCTAGCAAACAATATCACTGATGTTTCCATCAACTGTCATGTAAAAAGAGGTTCTCAAATATGGCCtttttttgcttacattttctgttttcaagctAAATAATACTCAAAGTTCtgatctgaatttaaaattagcATGCAcagtagaaattaaaatgtttcagtgatGTGTGTTACATCCTCTAGGTGCTGAAAGAGGAATAATATATTGTGCCAGGAATAGCTGACGCCAAGTAAGACTATTACAAAATTTCACTGGGCTTAAAAAAAGTCTGGAATGTGATACATTGCCAAGTGAGCTTttagaaaagcaagcaagcaattAGTTTTAGAGTGCTTTACTTTGTATTTATACATTAGATTACAAATATTAGTGTTAATTTTCCCCCCCCTTACTAACAGCTCAGATTAAGTAACAAAGAACTGCACTTATTTagggaaatatatttaaaactgagCTAAAACTTGATATTGTTTCAAAGATACTAATATTAAACCTGATTATCCTGATATACTTGCTTAATTGTCATCATAGTATCTTTAGTAACATGAAGGCTTCTTAAGATACATTGCAGCATTAAATGCAGCATTGAATGCAACATCAGCAAAGATAATACTATCATTTTACTTATATTAATTTAGGTATCTAGATCACAAGCTAGGTTGTAAAATTGTTCTATGTTTTTAGAGCAgcccattaaaaatgaagaccAAAGTTCCAGTCTAATacataaatgcaaacaaaatttttctctaaaaagttgttttcttctcaaagcTGTGGTCAGATCAACAATGAAACAGTTCTAGAGGCTTAAAGACAGTTACTAGCCCTTTCTTCAATATCAAATATACTACAACAGGAAGGTGTCCTCCAATTTATAGTGAGAGTTTTGAAAACATCCTGCTTTCTTGcatgtgctttttttattttaaatgacattgCAGTTTATATCATTTCAAGttataaatttattaaaattattataaaactAACAAGAACGAAATCAAATCCAGATTTTTCTTGAGTAGTCGCATACTGTAGTTCTCTGCAACACTAGAAACATGATTTTATTCTAACTACTGACTTTTACTTGAATTCCAATGacataaaaacaaattcagtAGACCCACAGTACCTTTCCTGCAGTGTATTTACTGATTATTTAACAATAATTAAATGTTGCAAACAAAGGGGCTGAAAAAAGAGGTCGATATGCATAAATTTAAGTATAAGTGTTTTAAATTAACTGCACTGAGAAGGGAGTACAGCTAATACAAAATAATCATAGGAGCattttgagagaaaatgtactctgaaatataataaaatgctttaggaaacattttctgtaatttgcatttttttaaaaaagacagctCTGAAACCCTGGGCTATGTTATTGATATGTAGGGCACAATATTAACTGTGATGGTCACATAATCATATCCTTGGAGTATCATAAGTTCTCAGGATAAGCCTGCCTGCTGGAAATATTTCGCACGAAGGAAGAGAGACACCTCCAGAAGGGACAATAAAGATGATTAATCTGGCAGACAAACTACTGAGTGGTAGGTTTCAACAGCTTCATGTGACTCTAAAATTGTCTTGTTGATGTAGAACAGTAACTATCTGCTTAGCACATTTCCTTTACCAAGAAAGGATAACAGTTAATACACCACAAACAGAATCAATATTAAAGTATGGTTTAATATACAGAAAGTCATACAAATTATCACTGCTTGAAGTGCCATATGAGGCCACCACCAACAACCACAACTGGattacatgttttatttccctcctcAATGAAATGATAAATGAATTCAGGGCAGTGTGTTAAGATATCCAgaattttaaatagcaaatattttaaaacaaaatgtagcatgaaacagaaacaacaaataTGATTATACTATTCTGTGGAGAAAACAAATAGATCTCCATTTTCAGAGTTTTCTACCAGTTGGTTTTTATACCACATTATACCATTCTGACACTTAGGGTACTCTTCATGTATGGTCAGGCAGATCTCCTGAAATGAAGTtactaaaacaaatacaaagcagGGAAACTCAgatttgtcttttcctttgcctgagaaGGTTTGTTTCACATATATTGGTGACTGTCATGGCAGCTTTTGGTGCCATGATTAAGCATCTCAAAAGCTATACCACTCATTGCTTTGTAATGTTATCATAGTATTCAGAAGATGAATTGCTGTACTGTAAATCACTGTCACCAATTCCCAGAGATGAGCATAGGACAAGTGAGTTGCATTGACCCAGTGTATGTGAGACatccttctgttttgctgttttctgttgtgtCCTTGCATAGCAATGAAACGGACTGCTTCTTCATCCTGCTAGATAGTAATAAACTCacacttgcaattttttttaattaatagaaTTGTAATAAATACACAGACCTACCTTTGTTATTCCCCACTATCATCCTCTATTAGTTTTCAcgaaacatttttttcataaaatgaaaaggcaaaacaggtGTTAGATTATTTATGTTTGACAAATTCatatcatttaaataattaaaactaatttgTGTTGAGAGCTacagttgcatttttattagAGAAACAAGTACAAATAGGCATCACTACAGAGCTGTTTATTCAATAATGAGATTAAATGAAATGGATTTCGTAGTCTCAATTCTTTCTGATTAACGTGGCAATCGGAACTCTAACTTCTGTGCCCTAACAATGTGGAAACAGCTGCTCGCCTGCTATAATTccataaaacttttttctttaaagctaaacattttaaattatgcctaaaaaaatattgtaagcaAAATACCAAATGCTTTCAATTTAAACAATATTTGCATTATAAACCTGAAATTAtactactttttaatttaatgacaaaagagaaagtttcatttacaaataacagtatgtatgtttatatgtaATGTAAACCTTTCTGCATATCTTTCTGCTTATATAATATAGAGGTTATTGTATTAATCTGCATAGAAAAAAtatagtacttttaaaataataataaattctaaATGAATTAGCCTACAATATTTAAGTacaattttaagagaaaaagatatGAATACACCTACAAGCAGAATGTGCTGTGTGTAAAATTGTCTACTAAGAACCAGTTAAAGCAGCACAGTACTTACCCTTTGAACAAAAGGCATCAACATATAATTGCAGGTAACAATTATATACTACTaaatgtttaaggaaaaaacaaagaagcaaactTCTAGAAGCAACATATTTATATAACTATAAGAGAGTATATTGTTCTCTCATTCACTAAAggtttttcaagcatttttagTAAAGATGCAGCATATTATATGTACAGGGACTGCATTGCACCAGATAGTGACATGCTAAGCCATGTTTGCCTTGCATTAAAGAGATACCATTTGAATCTCTATCACTTATAGAATAAACCAGTCTCAGTTTGTGAATCTGTGGTAAACAGTAGCACTCAATCAACCCTTTTTTCCATATCCacatcaaaacatttaaaatttggagTATGTACACATCTTGTCTCAAGTGAAATAGACATTTAGGAGTCAGCAGATGGACTGAAGAGTGTCCAGACAGGAATGTGTGAGTATTATCAATAAGCATGTTGTAATTTGCATGACCCatcattaaattttttaatgatactATGACATAAAATCATAGGGATTCAATTCACTGTAAAATTACTAAAATCTACCAATTGTAATGCTTTCagactgtttattttttttttccaatagaaaaataaatctcataCATTCGAAGTGGTACACAAAAAGACTGGGATAAAATTGATCAGATTTCTTGATAGCACCATTTACACATTCTTTAAAGTAAACATTAATATGCACTTTCTTAGAAAGcgatataaatatatatataaatacaggaCGTGCTAACCTCTGTTAACCATCTGAATGTGATGGAATAATCTATCTCTACTGTGCAGGTAGGCTTGTGCATGGTGGTGTGGCAatatcattttaaaagtttgttacAGATGTGATGGGAAGCTGGAAGGAGTCgaataagcagaaaaaagagcTTAGATCTACTGTAAGCAATGAGTCGGAATGAGCCGTTAAAGGTTAGaatttatctttgtttctgATCATTCAATGAGAAAAATGACTTCCACAGAAATAGATACCGTAAAACTGTTTGGGGGAAGGGTGGCGAGGGTGAAATAGGATTGAAAGTCCTACAGGTAATAGCAATAACTGGAAGTGCAGACGAAATTGGTCTTCAGAGCAAAGAGGAACGCAGCCGTTTAAAAAGTCTAAGTGCAATGTTGTGgtgctgaaagaaaagctcctggtgaaaaagaaaaaaacggCAATGCAACTTCAAGCGGCAATTTTGTGGTGCTGAAAGGACAGCTCCCAGCGTTGCGGGAAAGATCTCGGGTCTGGAATGAGGTGTCCAATCTGTATGATAAACAGCACACTGTGTCTCAGAGCGCCCATTCAATCTCAGTAAGTAAATGAAATATTGATTGAAAGTGACCCTGAAAcagaatgcattaaaaagaCATAGAAAGCTGCAGAACTGAGGTAATTCTTATTCAGCGTGTTCACCAGCCTCCCTATAGCAAAACAAGTCTATAAATAGTTGCGTTTCATAAGATACGTTTGGCCCTTGTGTCATcggttttctccattttcaacTGGTATAGTTGAATAGCCATTGTTGTACGCCTACCTGTGGAAGTTTGAAGCCACATACTAATTTTCTTGCAATGAATTAAAGCATCAcattacaaataatttctacATGGTCTATGAATTTCTGaagataaatttttaaacaGCGTGAAGCTGACTTACAAATAAGGCATACAAACCCTTTCACTGTTGCCACAATTAAGAGGTAAGTAATTTCAATTTAGCTCTCAGTTTTTAACCATCATATATAACCACGCCAAGTAGCAAAAGATCCAGAACTCCCATTTACATTTAAAGCCAAgctgtgtgcattttttttcagcatcaggagctaataaaatacagaaatttgtTTAAAAGGGCTGGCTTCAAATTAACATTAAATTCCAGATGAAATGTATGGGCTCCACAGTGGACTAGTggaattttgaaataaaaggctGAAAAGTCTGCTAAGactgaacaaaacattttaaaagaccCAACATTTGAAATGCTTCTAATACACATCCTAGAtcattttcttcccccaccccccccccttttcaACCTAAGTTGGGGTCCCAATCTTTGCCTTTGTTCACTGCTGACTCTGAGACAGCATGGTGAAAGAAATTTACATAGATATTATTCACTGTTAATGTATTATAAATGGTCTGAGACTTGtgacatgcaaggaaaaaatgagacGGGAGACAAGTGATGCTACATGATGAACTAAGCACATTTATAATGATAAAATGAGTAAATATAATAGCGGCAATGCTAACCACTGATTTCACGAGATACACTATTTGTCAAAACTTACACAGCTACAGAGTATCGACGATAAATAGTCATTACCAAGTAACACAGTTTActacagcttttctctttcattttaaacaagcaTATCATTCCCTTTTTAATCATTctctaaattaaatatttagagatAGAGAACTCTAAATGAAATAACAATCCAAtgttaaaaactaaaaaaaatgagTCTACTCTTACAGTTTGACAGAAATGAGTTATTAATAGTGAAGGGGGAAGGGATCAGGGAATTATTTCAAGTTCTCAATGTCCAAAAGTAAATTGCACAGTAAATCAATATGAAATGAAGAGTCCATATAGTTCAATGAACAAAAGGGAAAGTTCATGAGGACAAAGATCACAGTTCAGAGAGAGGCTGGACGAAATTCAGACATGGAGCATCACACTCATTGTTCTTTAATTGGTTGCACAGAAAGGAGCAGCTGGGATGCCATTTAGCTTGCTAGGATGGACGTAATCAATGGGTTGAAGTTGAGATGGAAGTAATTCTCTTTTGAAATTCAGTTGCTCAGCCAGATGATCCAGAGGTAgccagcattttatttttgtccattgAATTTAAGACTGCATGCACAGCATGAGGAGGTGCTTGGTTATGGATGCCCCTATGAGTGGCCTTGAGCGGGCAAACTCAGAGGTTAACAGATGGTGGGTCAATGGCCTGGGCAGTTGGCACTCAGGAGAGGTACAGAAGAGGGTGACAGTTGTTGGGTCTTGGGAACAAAGGCTTACTCTGAAATGACCTGTCAAAAAGCCTGGCAAAGGTAGACCACTACCTCTCAAGGTAAACTGCCTCTTCTAAATAAGCATGCAGGAAATACTGTCTGGTTGGTGACATAAAAATGCTCCACAAAACATGCAAATTACTGAGTATTAGAAACTGCATTGGCTGCTAGCGCCATGCTGCAAAGACTCCTTCATGGGAGCAAACAGCTAAATCACAGATAGCTTCACAGTAAAATCTACATTCACAATACTAATAGGTTTCTAGTGTTAACAAATTATACACAATTATAAGCTCTTAAAATGCAACATACTTATCAAGCAGTTGCAGATAATGAAACATTATCAGCTATCAATAATTTGTTGGCACTTTCACtttttgtatataaaatttCCAATACACTGTACCACAGTTATGTGTCTAAACAGTGAGAATGTTAATGGAGTAATGACTGTTCTACTGGCCAGGCGATGGGATCAGTAGTGATTTCAgtgcttaaaaacaaatgtacaaACCTCAGTTAGAGGTGGGACTCCATGTGAGAACTTTTGTTGAACTTACAAATGGTGAAGAATGGGCCATGGCCAGCATGCAGCATTATTTCCATTGTCTAGTTCAGATGGAGAACAGGTGCTTTTATTGATCTGTAAACTTACCAATATAATTTTCCACAGTTTTaacctttttaaatattttacagtgctttTATGCAACTATATTGCTTTTTgatcattttaaattttaaaacttattttcaaaatattgtttccTACTTCACTGTGCCCTAAGCAGGAAGTAAGACTGACATGACAGTGCTTTGGCCTCACTCCATTTTAGGTCACTGACCCCACCATACCCAACCTAACAGTAGTTAATTTAGTGTTATCTAGAACTAATACTGAAAACTATACGCATATCCCTGTCTACATTCAATCATTAAACTACAATAATGCTGGTAAAATGGCAGGCTTAAATCTTACACTAGAAACACCTCTGACAAATATACACAAGCAAAGtatagagaacaaaacagatcaAGAAAAAATTCTCTCTATGAAACATCTGGTAAAACACattatatttacatatacacATTGTCAACATAGTCGCATTCATTTGcataattatatattaataaCAGAAAAACTTCACTTCTGCAAAGTACAGTACATCCTTCTTGAAAATAGGGTAAGGAGGGGTTAAAACAATCTCATGTTTAACAGGGGCTCTCAACCCACTTTCTGTGGATTGGCAGCCCGAACTCCTTGCTCATATGTGATCCGTTGTGTAATTAAATACTGTGCGGCCTGGGTTGCAGCTGGTGTTCCAGTAATGGTTACCTTGCGGTTTCTTGTGCCAGGTACGAATTCTCCCTTTTTAGAGATCTGTATCCTTGCACCAGTCAACTCCTGGTATTCAACTAatgttttccctccttttccaaGTATTGCACCAACTAAGTTTTCTGGCACTGCTATTTCAACTACATCCTTTGATCCATCTGTGGATTTTTCTGTTCCTAGAATGGCACTGGCAGCTAGGGGAGAAGCAGCTCCAAAATATCCATTGGttgcagcagtagcagcagccaGGCTACCTAATGCAAATGTCCCCGCCGTAccaccagcagtgctgccaCTGGCTGAGGCTTCACTCGCATAGGTGGCCAACAaattggctgctgctgctgctgggttggcactggcagctgctgcagccaaagCCCCTGTAGCTGCTGCCTGACTTAGGCCTAAACCTAATGTATTGAGATTATATCCATAGCTGGCTAATGTATTAAGTGCAGAGGTGATGGCCACCAGGTCATTGCCTGTAAAGCCAGATAAAACTGCTGGAAAGGCTGCCACTCCAGCAAGGTTAGCATGTCCTAAtagccctgcagcagctgcagcagttggTAACACTTCAGCAGTGTTTGCATAAGGAGATCCGGTTGGATTGGAATTGGCCACTGGACCTGTGACATTGGCATAACTGATATTGAGACAGCTGCCACTCTGTGGATCCTCTTGTATCTTCTGGATGATAAGTTCAACAGCTTTTCGGTTTTGTTCAGGTTCTCCACTCACAGTGACAACCCTCTCTTGCAAGTTGATCCCATCAGGTTTCTGGGAAAGCTGCACCCAAGCCCCTGACTGCTCCATTATAGCCTTCACTGTAGCACCTCCCTTCCCTATTATCAGACCTGCTGTGCTGTTGGGAACTATAATCTTTacctgtaattaaaaaaaatatatataaataatacttCTGCTTTGTGCATAAACACTATAATATTTTGCTACCCtataaaaggaaggaaaagaatgaagcaAGTT encodes:
- the NOVA1 gene encoding RNA-binding protein Nova-1 codes for the protein MMAAAPIQQNGTHTGVPIDLDPPDSRKRPLEAPPEAGSTKRTNTGEDGQYFLKVLIPSYAAGSIIGKGGQTIVQLQKETGATIKLSKSKDFYPGTTERVCLIQGTVEALNAVHGFIAEKIREMPQNVAKTEPVSILQPQTTVNPDRIKQTLPSSPTTTKSSPSDPMTTSRANQVKIIVPNSTAGLIIGKGGATVKAIMEQSGAWVQLSQKPDGINLQERVVTVSGEPEQNRKAVELIIQKIQEDPQSGSCLNISYANVTGPVANSNPTGSPYANTAEVLPTAAAAAGLLGHANLAGVAAFPAVLSGFTGNDLVAITSALNTLASYGYNLNTLGLGLSQAAATGALAAAAASANPAAAAANLLATYASEASASGSTAGGTAGTFALGSLAAATAATNGYFGAASPLAASAILGTEKSTDGSKDVVEIAVPENLVGAILGKGGKTLVEYQELTGARIQISKKGEFVPGTRNRKVTITGTPAATQAAQYLITQRITYEQGVRAANPQKVG